From the genome of Vicia villosa cultivar HV-30 ecotype Madison, WI linkage group LG2, Vvil1.0, whole genome shotgun sequence, one region includes:
- the LOC131652440 gene encoding remorin-like isoform X1, which produces MGELELEDSSINKTEPQQPQPLDPVPEERSDVQENESDIVHQEVDQLVTSTLDDQKVADDHADNKETGDQGDKKDTKDSTGKDTGLAKIVAEKRLALIKAWEDSEKTKAENRAYKKQSAVGLWEESKKASIEAQLKKYEENLERKKVEYVLRMKNDIAEIHQYAEEKRAIVEAQKREEFLDLEETAAKFRSRGVAPKKFLGCFSS; this is translated from the exons ATGGGAGAATTGGAACTAGAAGATTCCAGCATCAACAAAACCGAACCACAACAGCCTCAGCCTCTGGACCCTGTCCCTGAAGAGCGGTCTGATGTTCAGGAAAATGAATCAGATATTGTTCACCAGGAGGTTGATCAACTGGTCACTTCTACACTTGATGATCAGA AGGTTGCAGATGATCATGCTGATAATAAGGAAACAGGAGACCAAGGTGATAAAAAAGATACTAAGGATTCAACTGGCAAAG ATACTGGGCTTGCAAAAATTGTAGCAGAGAAAAGATTGGCTTTAATCAAAGCATGGGAAGATAGTGAAAAGACAAAGGCGGAAAACAG GGCATACAAGAAGCAATCTGCTGTTGGATTGTGGGAGGAAAGCAAGAAAGCATCAATAGAAGCACAACTCAAGAAATATGAG GAAAATTTGGAAAGAAAGAAGGTTGAGTATGTTTTAAGAATGAAAAATGACATAGCTGAAATCCATCAGTATGCTGAAGAGAAAAGGGCAATTGTTGAGGCTCAAAAGAGGGAAGAATTTCTTGACCTGGAAGAGACAGCTGCAAAGTTTCGTAGCCGTGGAGTTGCACCAAAGAAATTTTTAGGATGCTTTAGCAGTTAA
- the LOC131652440 gene encoding remorin-like isoform X2, which translates to MGELELEDSSINKTEPQQPQPLDPVPEERSDVQENESDIVHQEVDQLVTSTLDDQNDHADNKETGDQGDKKDTKDSTGKDTGLAKIVAEKRLALIKAWEDSEKTKAENRAYKKQSAVGLWEESKKASIEAQLKKYEENLERKKVEYVLRMKNDIAEIHQYAEEKRAIVEAQKREEFLDLEETAAKFRSRGVAPKKFLGCFSS; encoded by the exons ATGGGAGAATTGGAACTAGAAGATTCCAGCATCAACAAAACCGAACCACAACAGCCTCAGCCTCTGGACCCTGTCCCTGAAGAGCGGTCTGATGTTCAGGAAAATGAATCAGATATTGTTCACCAGGAGGTTGATCAACTGGTCACTTCTACACTTGATGATCAGA ATGATCATGCTGATAATAAGGAAACAGGAGACCAAGGTGATAAAAAAGATACTAAGGATTCAACTGGCAAAG ATACTGGGCTTGCAAAAATTGTAGCAGAGAAAAGATTGGCTTTAATCAAAGCATGGGAAGATAGTGAAAAGACAAAGGCGGAAAACAG GGCATACAAGAAGCAATCTGCTGTTGGATTGTGGGAGGAAAGCAAGAAAGCATCAATAGAAGCACAACTCAAGAAATATGAG GAAAATTTGGAAAGAAAGAAGGTTGAGTATGTTTTAAGAATGAAAAATGACATAGCTGAAATCCATCAGTATGCTGAAGAGAAAAGGGCAATTGTTGAGGCTCAAAAGAGGGAAGAATTTCTTGACCTGGAAGAGACAGCTGCAAAGTTTCGTAGCCGTGGAGTTGCACCAAAGAAATTTTTAGGATGCTTTAGCAGTTAA
- the LOC131652435 gene encoding thaumatin-like protein 1 — translation MTFLSLLTFTLCSLLLTFTPSQAANFEIVNNCPYTVWAASSPGGGRRLDRGQTWNLWVNPGTAMARIWGRTGCNFDGSGRGRCQTGDCTGGLQCTGWGVPPNTLAEFALNQFGNQDFYDISLVDGFNIPMDFFPLNGGCHKISCTADINGQCPNELRTQGGCNNPCTVYKTNEFCCTNGQGTCGPTYFSRFFKDRCHDSYSYPQDDPTSTFTCPAGSNYKVVFCPLGAPHIEMPLNHTSVY, via the coding sequence ATGACTTTCTTATCACTCCTCACATTCACACTATGCTCCCTCCTCCTCACCTTCACTCCCTCACAAGCAGCCAACTTTGAGATTGTCAACAATTGCCCTTACACCGTTTGGGCAGCTTCTAGCCCCGGCGGTGGCCGCCGTCTCGACCGCGGTCAAACATGGAACCTTTGGGTTAACCCTGGAACTGCCATGGCTCGTATTTGGGGTCGCACTGGTTGTAACTTTGATGGCAGCGGTCGTGGCCGCTGCCAGACAGGTGACTGCACTGGTGGACTCCAATGCACTGGCTGGGGTGTTCCACCAAACACATTGGCCGAATTCGCGTTAAACCAATTCGGAAACCAAGATTTCTACGACATCTCACTCGTCGACGGATTCAATATTCCAATGGATTTCTTCCCTCTTAACGGCGGATGTCATAAGATCAGCTGCACGGCCGATATCAACGGACAATGCCCTAATGAACTGAGGACACAAGGTGGTTGTAACAACCCTTGTACTGTTTATAAAACCAATGAGTTTTGTTGTACTAATGGACAAGGAACATGTGGACCCACTTATTTCTCAAGGTTTTTTAAGGATAGATGTCATGATTCTTATAGCTACCCTCAAGATGATCCAACAAGTACTTTCACTTGTCCTGCTGGATCTAACTATAAAGTTGTTTTCTGTCCTCTTGGAGCTCCTCATATTGAGATGCCACTAAATCATACTAGTGTGTATTGA
- the LOC131650310 gene encoding uncharacterized protein LOC131650310, whose translation MKISIQVFNDGVSNKVLSSSYTSCSTWWRDIIRMENFSFKDPIAAKSRNIIQNDFSTPFWEAKWIEDVILKEVYPDLFLAYSLKGVSIAGMGGWNDGEWRWGDFSLSTTVANNLELLPNFSSLKDQLEEFGGLLEGRDMVGWTFNSEEDFSVASCYALYACFCIPLGPPNRYDEALGLVWKAEVPFKIKTFGWRLLVNRLPTKDLLMYKGISFPLNSLKCILCDLDMENQDHTFFNCKVSKKVWREITNWVGKSDSEKKECFSNFMN comes from the coding sequence ATGAAGATTTCTATTCAAGTTTTCAACGATGGTGTTTCTAACAAAGTTCTTTCCTCTTCTTACACTTCTTGTTCAACTTGGTGGAGGGATATCATAAGGATGGAGAATTTTTCTTTTAAAGATCCTATTGCTGCTAAAAGTAGGAACATAATTCAAAATGACTTCAGCACTCCATTTTGGGAAGCTAAATGGATTGAGGATGTCATTTTGAAGGAGGTTTATCCGGATTTGTTCttggcatattctttgaagggtGTTTCAATTGCGGGTATGGGGGGTTGGAATGACGGGGAGTGGAGATGGGGAGACTTTAGTTTATCCACGACGGTGGCTAATAATTTGGAACTTTTGCCCAATTTTTCCTCTTTGAAGGACCAGTTAGAGGAATTTGGAGGATTGTTAGAAGGTAGAGATATGGTTGGGTGGACCTTTAATTCGGAAGAGGATTTTTCGGTAGCGTCGTGTTATGCTTTATATGCTTGTTTTTGTATTCCTTTAGGACCACCTAATAGGTATGACGAGGCATTGGGACTAGTTTGGAAAGCAGAGGTGCCTTTTAAGATAAAGACTTTTGGTTGGAGACTTCTTGTTAATAGACTTCCAACAAAGGACCTTTTGATGTATAAAGGAATTTCATTTCCTTTAAATTCCTTGAAATGTATTCTTTGTGATTTGGATATGGAAAACCAGGATCATACTTTTTTTAATTGTAAAGTGTCTAAGAAAGTTTGGAGGGAGATAACTAACTGGGTTGGTAAATCGGATTCGGAGAAGAAAGAGTGCTTTTCAAATTTTATGAATTGA
- the LOC131652439 gene encoding transcription initiation factor IIE subunit beta-like gives MALQGKLDRFKKQQEKCQTTLSSIAATKTASASMPSALVPVKFSTDTERLQHINSIRKAPVGAQMKRVIDLLYETRQALTLEQINETCHVDMKANKDVFDNMRKNPKVRYDGERFSYKSKHALRDKKELLFLIRKFPEGIAVIDLKDSYPTVMEDLQGLKAGREIWLLSNFDSQEDIAYPNDPKVPIKVDDDLKQVFRGIELPRDMIDIERDLQKNGMKPATNTAKRRSAAQMEGISSKPKPKKKKNEITKRTKLTNAHLPELFQNLKN, from the exons atgGCGTTACAAGGAAAGCTAGATAGATTCAAAAAGCAGCAGGAGAAATGTCAAACAACGCTTTCGAGCATAGCCGCTACCAAGACTGCATCTGCGTCGATGCCGAGTGCTCTTGTTCCTGTCAAATTCTCAACTGATACCGAGAGGCTTCAGCATATTAACAGTATACGTAAAGCTCCTGTTGGAGCCCAGATGAAGCGTGTGATTGATCTCCTTTATGAG ACTCGGCAGGCTTTAACGTTGGAGCAAATAAACGAAACATGCCATGTGGACATGAAAGCTAACAAAGATGTTTTTGACAATATGAGGAAAAATCCAAAAGTAAGATATGATGGAGAAAGATTCTCTTACAAG TCGAAACACGCCCTCCGGGACAAAAAGGAGCTGCTTTTCCTGATACGCAAATTTCCGGAGGGCATTGCTGTTATTGACTTGAAGGATTCGTACCCTACTGTAATGGAGGACTTGCAG GGTTTGAAAGCTGGCAGGGAGATTTGGCTGCTGTCCAACTTTGATTCACAGGAAGACATTGCCTACCCTAATGATCCTAAAGTGCCCATTAAGGTGGATGATGACCTAAAACAGGTTTTTCGTGGGATTGAGTTGCCCCGTGATATGATCGATATAGAGAGGGATCTCCAAAAAAATGGAATGAAACCTGCTACTAACACTGCAAAGAGGAGGAGTGCAGCACAAATGGAAGGCATTTCATCCAAGCCTAAacctaagaagaagaagaacgaaaTCACCAAGAGGACCAAGCTGACTAATGCCCATCTTCCGGAGCTTTTTCAGAATTTAAAGAACTGA